The DNA segment GATGAGCGGACTTATCGGCTTTGTGTATTACAGCGAGTTAAATTTGCCTCTAGCAGACCCCGAGAAGGTCTTTTTGCAACTTGGCGAAACGCTGTTTCATCCGTTTTTCGTGGGTATCATCATCTCAGCCGTGCTTTCAGCTATCATGAGCACGATCTCTAGCCAGCTTTTGGTTAGCGCAAGCTCGGTGACTCAGGACTTCGTGTTTGCCTTTTATAAAAAAGAAATCTCGCAAAAAGCTCAGGTCGCCGCGGGCAGATACGCCGTCGTGGCCGTCGCACTGGTGGCTACCGCGCTTGCTTTTAGCTTTAACGAAAGCGTGCTAAACGTCGTGGGCTACGCGTGGGCTGGCTTTGGCGCGAGCTTTGGGCCGGTGCTGCTTTTTAGCCTTTATTGGCGTAGGATGAGCGCGCTAGCGGCCTTGCTGGGTATGATAACGGGCGGAGCGACGGTGATCGCGTGGATAGCGCTTGGGCTAAGCTCTTACGTTTACGAGATATTGCCTGGCTTTGCGGTTTCTTGCGTCGTGATTTATCTAACCAGCCTCTACGGCGACGCGATAGACAAGATGAGCAACGAGCCAAACTCGGCCACCGTGCAGGACGAATTTGAAAAAATGAAAACGAGGCTGTAAATGCAAAGTAGCGTAAAATGCGGTAACTGCGGCGCTGAAGTCGATGTAAATTTGGCTCTAAAAACCGAGCTTGAGCTTGAAATGAAGCAAAAAATGGCGGCGGCTAGGCGAGAATTTGATAAAGAGATCGAGATTAAAAGGGCCGAATACAAGGCGCATTTAGACGCTTTAAACGCGAAGGAAAAAGAATTTGACGCTAAATTTGCCGCAGCCCTAAACGCTAAAAAAACCGAGCTTGAAAACGAGATAAAAGCAAAAATCGAGAGCGAAAATTTAAATATAGTAAACGCCCTAAAAACCGAGCTTGAAGCCAAGTCAAAGCAGATAAACGAACTAAATTTAAAGACGCTTGAGATAGAAAAGCTAAAACGCGAAAAGAGCGAGTTTGAAAGCGCGCTGATGGCTAAAACCGAGGCAGAGCTAAGCAAGCGCCTAAATGAGGAAAAAGAGCGGCTGGGCAAGGCTTTGGCCGAGCAAAACGAGTTAAAATTTAAGCAAAAAGACGAGCAGCTAGAAGCACTAAAAAAGCAGCTAAACGAGGCACAAAGGCGCATAGAGCAGGGCAGCGAGCAGCTACAAGGCGAGACGCAAGAGCTCGCCATCGAAGCGTGGCTACGCGAGAAGTTCGTATTTGACACCATAGACGAGGTCAAAAAGGGGGCAAACGGCGCGGACGTGATGCAGATCGTAAATACCCGCGAGGTGCAAAACTGCGGCAAAATTTACTACGAGAGCAAACGCACGAAAAATTTCTCAAACGAATGGATAGAAAAATTTAAGGCCGATATGCGCGCATCGGGCGCTGACGTCGGGGTGCTAGTTAGCGAGGCGCGGCCGCGGGAGCTAGAGCGCATGGGGCTGGTGGATGGCGTATGGGTGTGCAACTACGAGGAGTTTAAGGCGCTTTGTTTCGTGCTAAGGCAGGGCGTCGTGGAGCTAAATTTCGCTAGGAACTCCGCGCAAAATCGCTCAAACAAGATGGAGATGCTCTACTCGTATCTGGTTAGCAACGAGTTTAAGATGCGCATCGAGGCTATCGTGGAGGGTTTTTCTGCGATGAGCGAGGAGCTGGAGCGCGAGAAAAACGCGATGAAACGCATCTGGAAGAGCCGAGAAAAACAGATCGAAAAGGTGCGCGACAACGCGATCGAGATGTTTGGCTCGATAAAGGGGATCGCTGGAAATGCGATAGGGGAGATAAAGACGCTGGAGCTCGGGTTTGATGCGGGCGAGGAGGAGTAAATTCCCCGGCTCGGCTGGATTTCAAATAGTTTTCGGCTAAGATACTCGGGTCACGGACGACTAGTCCGCTCCCGTCGTATCCGCCAAAAACTACTTAAACTACACACAATCCGTCTGGAATATTTATCCATGCCCTACTAAATTTACAAATTTACTCTGCTAAAATTTAAAAACGAAAGGCTCAAATTTGAGTGATTATGATTTGCCTAAAGGCGCCAGGCTTGATGATGATGAGAAGGTTCTGTATTGCTATCAAAATGTAAATTATTTTTTTGCCGTTAGGATGTTTATTTACGTGTTTTTGCTATTTGTTTTGTTTAATATCATAGACGGCAGTATCTTGTCCATGATTGTCATATCCGCCGTTTCAATTTTTCTATTTTACATTATGTGTTGCGAGATATTAAATTATAAAAGACGATGCATATATATTACTAATAAAAATTTTATTACCGGAAATAATATAAAAACAAAAAAAGAGGAAATATCATATTTCTATACAATTTATGCATTCGGATATCGTCCCGTAATCGTCTTTTATAAAAATAAAAAGTTTTTGTATTTTTTATTTGTCGAGGATGATGTAAATTTTAAAACTGCGATGAGTGCTATTTACGACATCTCGCTTAATGAAGATTTTAAATTTGATTTAGGTAGTGGAGCGTATGGATTCGCCAAGAGCTATGCGATAAGGAAATTAATAAAATAGTGCAAGTACGCAAAAGCATATTGATTAAGCACTGGTTCGGTGTGCCGCCGCGCTACATATTTTAAATTTGCAACGGGGCTAAATCTGCAAATTTGACTCGGCCAAAATTTAAAAACCAAGCGAAGTTCTGCTTTAGCTTCACTGCGTTCGCTACTGCTTAAAGCAGCTTGCAAGCAAGAAGAGACTGCTGAGTTTGCAACCGCTAGGCATGGCGCAGTTTAAACCCATCAATACAAAAGCAAAATAACGTCAAATTTTAACAAACTAAATTTTACGTTTTCAAGATGCGGGTCTGGGCGAGTAAAATTTTTCAAATTTAGCCTCAAATTTAGCTCGCATCGACCTGAATTTTATATTTACCGCAGCGGGTGCAGCGAAACAGATAGCCCGCCATATCGCCGCCTGCGACGAGGTAACCCTGCGCATCCTCTACCGCAAATTCGCCGCGCAGGGCGTATTCGGTAAAGACCTCTTCGGCAATACCCATCTCCTGCAGCTCCTTCGTGCCCACGTCGCCTAAAAACTCGCAGTAATCGTCGCAGCAAACAAGCCAACGCTCTCCTTGCCAGCTAAAATACCCGGGCGTCCTTTTAAAAAGCTCCTCGGTTTTGCCCTGAGCGTCCGCAGCGCCCGGCGGCAGAGGATCTGCGTCCTGGATGAAGCCGGCGTCAAATTTCGCCGCAGCCGCACCGCTAGCGATGCAGTGCGGGCAAAGGTAGTTCACGTCCGCCACGCAGTAAATGCTACCGCAATAATACGCGTCCGTCGCTTGCCCGCAGCACTCGCAAATCACGCTTACATCGTCTTTAAACACGCCCGTTTTAAAGGGATTCGGGTGGTAGCGAAAATGAGGCAGGTCTTTTGATTTTTCGTTCGCACGCGTCGCTTTGCTTGCGGTTTTAGGGCGCTTTATCGCGTCCGCGTCACCGTTTTCCGCATACTGCTTCAGATAGCCGAGCTTTTTGAGCTGCTTTCTGTCTTTCGGACCGCAAATTTTGCCGAGTAGCTCGCAGGCACTCTTTTTAAGCCCTAGTAGCTCGTAAGCGTCCACCAGCACGGCTTTTGCCTCTTTTTCGCCGCATTTTTCGAGCTCGTCTTTGAACTCATACAGCGCCGCAACGCTCGCCGCTCCGCCGTCAGAATCCCAAAATGCCTTTTGAAGCGCGATATATTTTTCTCTAAATTTATCCATTTTTTCTCTTAAATTCGCCGTTTGGCGTAAATTTTATCTCTCAACGAAGCCGCACCGACTCGTGCGGTAAATTTTAAAATTTGCGGTTACGAGCAGCGTCATCGTCAAATTTACGTCGTAATAAAATTTGGCTCAAGATAAGTTAAAAACTTTCAAAGGAGTTTTTAACTATGATCCTGTCGATGAAAAATAAGTATATAGTCCGTTTCCGAATTTCAGAGAAGAAATTTAGAGAAATTCTCAAGTATTTTACAGAGGATATAGAGGCTACTAAAATAGCAAATTTAACCGGGATTTCTAGAATTTCCATCAACAAAATTCTAAAAAATATCAGAATTTTAATGGCTAGCGAGTGTGAAAAAATTAGCAAGTTTAGCGGTGAGATAGAGATTGACGAAAGCTACTTCGGATCTAAAAGAGTAAGAGGTAAGAGAGGTAGAGGAGCAGCAAATAAAACTCCAGTGTTCGGTATGCTTAAAAGAGACGGCAAAGTTTATACTCAAATAGTCAAAAACTGCTCTGCTAGTGAGTTAATACCTATATTATCGCAATATAGCGAGCTTGATAGCTCTACTATATATTCTGATTGCTGGAAGGCTTATGATGGATTAGTGGATTACGGAGCCAAAGCTCATTATAGAGTAAAACATTCAAAGAATGAATTTGCTAACGGTAAAAATCATATAAACGGTATAGAAAACTTCTGGGGATATGCTAAACACAGATTATCTAAATTTAAAGGCATTAAGAAAGAGAATTTCTTGCTTCATTTAAAGGAATGCGAATTTAGATATAATAACAGTAAAGATACAAAAACTTTCTATCATATTTTACTAAAGATGATAAGAGAAAATCCGCTTAACTTATCTTGAGCCTAAAATTTAAAGCCGTTTAAAAAGTCAAATTTGCTCGGTAACGCACGGGCGATCAAAATTTACTCGACCAAAAATGCGCCGAAAAATCAAAAACGGCAAATTTGGGCTCAAATTTTAAATTTTACCGAGCCGAGCTTGCGGTTTTGGTCATTTAAGCACGTCCGTTCGTTTGCGCCAAATAACCCTTAGCTGCGCCTCGCGCTCAAAGCCGATGCTAAATCGAGCCAAATTTCACTCCGCGCACATCGCTTTGAGCTTTGCCAAATCCAAAATCAAACTATGCGAAAATGCGTCTATCACGACGCCTGCGTATTTGCCTTCGGCGCTATCTAGCATCGCGGCATAGTCCTTTAGGCGCAAGTTTATCGCCTCCTGCTCGGCGTCGTTTCGCCACTTCATCATCTCGGCTCTGCTTGAAAAAGCCGGGAAATAGCTAAGTCCGCTCTCCTCGTCTTCTAGCAGGACGAATTTGATATTTGAGCCCTCTTCTTCATAGACTGCGCCGCCGCCGGGCTTTGCGAGAACTTGATTTATGAGCACCGGCGCCAAAAACTCGGCCTTTTTTAGCGCTGCGATTAGCGCCTTTTCGCTCTGCTTGCTGCTGTCTAACAAAAACGCATCTATGAAATCGTTTAAATTTTCGTTCATCTCTCGCCTTGGATTAAATTTGGCGTATTATACATTTTTGCGTTTTTAAATCAAATTTAGCATTAAATAAGCTTTGCATTGCTATAATCACAGCCTTACTTCAACTAGTGGGTTCATAGCTCAGTTGGTTAGAGCATCCGGCTCATAACCGGATGGTCCCAGGTTCGAGTCCTGGTGAACCCACCATTGTTTTATCTTTTATAAAATCTACTTAAATGGTCTTGTTCGGTTCGATCGCCCAAGCGATGCCCTTAGCTAAGCGGTGTAAAGCGTCTTGAAAATGATTGCCGCTATTTAGCTCAAATGTGCATTTTATCCCGCGTTTTTCATAAATTTTATAAAGCTCCCTCGTGTTGTTTTCCGTTTCTTGCAGGTATTCGTTTTTGCTTTTGCTCTCAAGATCTCCTAGCGACAAATATATCGCCTCGGGCTTTTTTAAAAATTCGCTATGCGAGACGAAGGAAACGAAACCCGGATACCACGTCGAGCCTGAAGCCGAAACTAATTTATTAAATTTATCGGTAACGTAAGGCGCGTATAAGGCGAAAAGTCCCGCCATCGAATACCCCGCTAAGATGCGGTTTTTAGGCTCTGATGCGGTTTTGGTTCGCGGCAATATATACTCGGCTAAAAATTTAGCGTATTCGCCGGCCTCGCCCGTAAATCTGTCGTCTTTGGACACTATGGGAGCGCTAGGCCAGGGCGAGAGCTCCTCGTCCCACCTTATGCCGCAAACGCTGATTAATGAAAAAGGCTTTTTAATGAGCTTTTTGCATTCGGATAGGAGTTTTTCCGCCGAGTCGATATACGAGCTTACATAAACGATATCGGCGTTTTTGTCGCCGCAATCGTAAAAAGATATTTGTTTGCCGTTTGTGTCAAATTTGATAAATTTATCCATCTTTTCTCTTTAAAATCATATATTCGCCCATATCTTCAAAGCCGAGTTTTAAGTATAACGGTTTTGCCAAAGATGAGGTTTCGAGGTAAATTTTACCCGCCTTGCGCATTTTTGCTTGCGATATCAGCTCTTTTACTACGGCCGCGGCGACTCCTTGTCCGCGGTGGGAGCTTTTTGTATATACATTCATCAAATAAGCGCATTTGCCGTTTGGGTTATCGGGCGAGGGCATTTCGTTATACAGACAAACGTCGCCGCAACCGACGGTATTTTGCCCTATTTGCGCAAATAACGCGATGTGAGAGCCGTTTGCGAGAGAGCTTTCGTAATATTTTTTATTTGCTAAAAACAGCTCTTGCAAATTTTCGGCATTTTGAGGCTCAAATACGTGCTCTAGCGTCTCCATCCTCCATTTCATCAGCTCGTCGATGTCTGAAATTTTAGCTTGTATTATTTTTATTTTCATATTTTTTACTCTTCCCTCGCATCTAAATTTCCCTCTTTTAAAACGACGGGCAGAGCCTTGGCGTCTATTTTGCCGTTTTGATTTACTTTTATGTCGTTCATAGCGATAAAAAACTCGGGTATCATATAGCCCGGTAAAAATCTCTCCATCTCTTTTTTAAGCGTAGATAAAGTCGTATGCGGCTCTTTAAAGACGACGTAGGCCACCAGATACGATAAATTTTTCTCATCGACGTAGGCTTTTACGACGGCTTTTTTGATCTGCGAGCAGCGGCATAAAACGTTTTCCACTTCGGTAGTTTCTACGCGTTTGCCAAATATCATCACTTGCGTGTCTTTTCTGCGCAAAAAGGCTAAATTTCCGTCAGGCAAGACATATCCCAGATCGCCGCTTCTATATATAACCGAGCCGTCCGCGCGCCTAATAAAAGCCCTGTTTTCAGCCTTTCTATCGCCCACGTATCCTGCTGATACCCCTTCTCCGCTTATGCAAATTTCGCCCGTTTCGCCTTCTTTTACGGGCTGCATTTTTTTGTTTAATATCTCTATGCGCGTGCCTAAAATCGCCTTTCCGATAGGAAAAGTGCCGTCTTTTAGCGCAGGCGCGTCGTTACAGCGGTAGTAGGAGGCGCATACGGTGGTCTCCGAGGGGCCGTAGGTGTTATAGACGTCTATTTTATTTAGCAGTTTATCCACGTATTTAGCGCGCAAAACGTCGCCTCCGCTGATTAGCAGCCTTAGGCATTTTGGGATTTTAGCCAGCCCGTTTATCTCCAGCAAAAGATACGGGAAGCCGCTTATTATCGTTACGTTGTTTTTTCGGACGAATTTCATCAAAGCGCCGATATCCGATTTGGTTTGATTTGAAGGGATCGCCAGTGCCGCGCCGTTTAAGAGCGAGGCGAAAACCTCCTCTACGAAGATGTCAAACGAACAGACCGAATGCTGAAGCATCGTGTCCGCTTCGTTTATGTTAAATTCGCTCTTAAACGCTCTTGCGTAAGCGCAGACGTTTTTGTTCGTAACGGCGATACCTTTGGGTAAATTTGTCGAACCGGACGTGTATAAGACGTAGGCGACGTCGTCCGGGGCGGCTTCGCATTCGTCGTTTGTGCCGAGCATCGCTACGTCATCGTTGATCTCGATAAGATTAAATTTATCTACCTTTTGACTGTGTCTGGCATCCGCGAGTACGGCGTCCGCGCCCGCGTCTTTCATCATAAATTCTATCCTCTCCTCGGGGAAAAACGGCTCGACGGGAATATATGAGCAGCCTCTTTTAAGTACGGCCAGTATGGCTCCTATCATCTGCACCCCGTGTTCCATTACGATGCCTATTCTTTTTGCTCCATACGGGATTTTCGCCGCGATGCTTTCGGCAAGAGCTGCCAACTCCTTTGCGCTTAAGGAGCGTCTTTCGTCAAAAACGGCTAGCGCGTTAGGAGCTTTTAAAACCCTATCTTTAAAAACGGAGTAAATAGTATCTTGGCTCACTTTCGTCTCCTAAATTTATCTTTGCGGCTAGATCAAATTTAACCCTTTCATCGAATGCGCCGCATTAATTATGATAAAGATTATCTCTTGTTGTAGCTTTAAATTTATTTAATCGGCGCTTTAAATCGGTTTTTTACGTAAATTTTTTGCGGATCGGCGGCGTAAATTTGACGCTTTAAGCGAGTATTTAGCGGCATAAAAACACGCTTTTAGCGGTTATACGGCTTTAAATTCGCGCCGCGAAACAAATAACGAGCGTTTTGAGCGTCAAATTTAAAAAAGATAAATTTAATTACCGGGCAAACGGCTCGCCGTTAAATTTTATTTTTGTCCAATGACGCGCTCGGTCGCCAAGCTTAGGTTGCGTCAAATCGGTCTACTAAGTGGGTAAAATTTGAAGTAGTGTCAAATTTATCGGTAACGGCTTGCCAAATTTACGATCAAACAAAGCGGCTCGCCGTCAATTTAAATCGCATAAATTTTGCTCGTCCGCCAAACGCCCAACCCGATTCGCTTCCAATTTGGCTCGCCGTTTTATCTATTTTTCGTATCGCGCAAAAGCCCCATCTTCATCTCGTAGTAGTCCACGCTCATATCGACGTAGTGTTTGTGCGGGTTTTCAAAGCGCTGCTCCTCCTGCCAAATTTCATTTTCGAGCTGCTCTTTTACGTAGTCTCTGATTTGCGCTAAATTTACTTTCTCGCTCACGCGTTTGCCGTCTTTTACGACTAGATTTTGTAGCTGCCGCGCCGTGCAGCCCTCAAAATACATCTCCTTCCACGGCTTTTGGGGATCTATATAGCGGTACGGTTTGGATAGATCGGGC comes from the Campylobacter rectus genome and includes:
- a CDS encoding DUF2130 domain-containing protein, producing the protein MQSSVKCGNCGAEVDVNLALKTELELEMKQKMAAARREFDKEIEIKRAEYKAHLDALNAKEKEFDAKFAAALNAKKTELENEIKAKIESENLNIVNALKTELEAKSKQINELNLKTLEIEKLKREKSEFESALMAKTEAELSKRLNEEKERLGKALAEQNELKFKQKDEQLEALKKQLNEAQRRIEQGSEQLQGETQELAIEAWLREKFVFDTIDEVKKGANGADVMQIVNTREVQNCGKIYYESKRTKNFSNEWIEKFKADMRASGADVGVLVSEARPRELERMGLVDGVWVCNYEEFKALCFVLRQGVVELNFARNSAQNRSNKMEMLYSYLVSNEFKMRIEAIVEGFSAMSEELEREKNAMKRIWKSREKQIEKVRDNAIEMFGSIKGIAGNAIGEIKTLELGFDAGEEE
- a CDS encoding CbrC family protein encodes the protein MDKFREKYIALQKAFWDSDGGAASVAALYEFKDELEKCGEKEAKAVLVDAYELLGLKKSACELLGKICGPKDRKQLKKLGYLKQYAENGDADAIKRPKTASKATRANEKSKDLPHFRYHPNPFKTGVFKDDVSVICECCGQATDAYYCGSIYCVADVNYLCPHCIASGAAAAKFDAGFIQDADPLPPGAADAQGKTEELFKRTPGYFSWQGERWLVCCDDYCEFLGDVGTKELQEMGIAEEVFTEYALRGEFAVEDAQGYLVAGGDMAGYLFRCTRCGKYKIQVDAS
- a CDS encoding IS1595 family transposase — protein: MILSMKNKYIVRFRISEKKFREILKYFTEDIEATKIANLTGISRISINKILKNIRILMASECEKISKFSGEIEIDESYFGSKRVRGKRGRGAANKTPVFGMLKRDGKVYTQIVKNCSASELIPILSQYSELDSSTIYSDCWKAYDGLVDYGAKAHYRVKHSKNEFANGKNHINGIENFWGYAKHRLSKFKGIKKENFLLHLKECEFRYNNSKDTKTFYHILLKMIRENPLNLS
- a CDS encoding SseB family protein, whose product is MNENLNDFIDAFLLDSSKQSEKALIAALKKAEFLAPVLINQVLAKPGGGAVYEEEGSNIKFVLLEDEESGLSYFPAFSSRAEMMKWRNDAEQEAINLRLKDYAAMLDSAEGKYAGVVIDAFSHSLILDLAKLKAMCAE
- a CDS encoding GNAT family N-acetyltransferase codes for the protein MKIKIIQAKISDIDELMKWRMETLEHVFEPQNAENLQELFLANKKYYESSLANGSHIALFAQIGQNTVGCGDVCLYNEMPSPDNPNGKCAYLMNVYTKSSHRGQGVAAAVVKELISQAKMRKAGKIYLETSSLAKPLYLKLGFEDMGEYMILKRKDG
- a CDS encoding amino acid adenylation domain-containing protein, whose translation is MSQDTIYSVFKDRVLKAPNALAVFDERRSLSAKELAALAESIAAKIPYGAKRIGIVMEHGVQMIGAILAVLKRGCSYIPVEPFFPEERIEFMMKDAGADAVLADARHSQKVDKFNLIEINDDVAMLGTNDECEAAPDDVAYVLYTSGSTNLPKGIAVTNKNVCAYARAFKSEFNINEADTMLQHSVCSFDIFVEEVFASLLNGAALAIPSNQTKSDIGALMKFVRKNNVTIISGFPYLLLEINGLAKIPKCLRLLISGGDVLRAKYVDKLLNKIDVYNTYGPSETTVCASYYRCNDAPALKDGTFPIGKAILGTRIEILNKKMQPVKEGETGEICISGEGVSAGYVGDRKAENRAFIRRADGSVIYRSGDLGYVLPDGNLAFLRRKDTQVMIFGKRVETTEVENVLCRCSQIKKAVVKAYVDEKNLSYLVAYVVFKEPHTTLSTLKKEMERFLPGYMIPEFFIAMNDIKVNQNGKIDAKALPVVLKEGNLDAREE